CGCTGCGATGGAGGTGGAGGTCCGCGACGCGGATGGGGGCGTCCCGGGGTCCGTCGAGCACGTTTCACCGCTCGCAACCGGCGGGATTCGGGAGGAGAGGATTGCCTTACCCCTCATCTGGAAGCACGGATCCGGACAGGAGACGTCGTTGCTCGTCGCCCGCGCGCGCTCCCAGCCGACGTTCCGCGATCCGGACCAGGGATTCTCCGATGCGTCCGACGCCGAAACCTACGAGGCTCGTGCGACGGAGACCTGGCGGTCGGCGACACGTACCCTCGTGACGTTCGCATCGTGGGACGCTTCCAGGGTCTTGTCGAACACGGCCCTCGATCGAAACCGCAGCTGGATTTGGGCGGCTGGCGCACAGGAATCGGTCCGGCTCGGCCGACAGTGGTCCGCGACCGCGGGTCTCCGGTACGATCGCCACAGCACTTTCGGTGGGGAGTTGAGCCCACGGGCCACGCTCTCGAGGCTCTCGGTCGACTCGCGCTGGAAGGTCCGCGCTTCGGCCGGACGGGCCTTCCGGGCGCCGTCCATCGGGGAACTCTATTACCCGTACTCCGGGAACCGGGACCTCCGCCCCGAGCGGGCGACCTCGATCGAGATCGGCGTCGAGCGGTACGCGGCCAGCGGCGGGAGGGCCGAGGCGTCCGCGTTCTGGAGCGACTATCGGGACCTCATCCTCTACGACTTCCTGGCCTCGAAGAACGAGAACGTCGGCCGCGCGCGGGCGCGGGGGGTGGAGATGGCGGCGCGAATGCCCGTTTCCCCACGCCTCGCGCTCGACGCCGGCTACACGCTCGTCGAAGCCGAAGACCGCACGACAGGACTCGACTTGCCGCGCCGGCCGAGGCACACGGCCTACCTCGCAGCGACCTCGCACCCTGCGAAGGGACTCGTCTGCACGCTCCGGGCGGCCTTCGTCGGACGGCGGGCCGACGTGGACGCGTTGACGTTCCTGCCGGTCGAGAATCCGCCGTACCTGCGGCTCGACCTCTTCGCAAGGAAGGATCTGGCGCGCTACTCTCCCTTCGTACGCGTCGAGAACCTGGCCGACCGGCGGTACGACGAGGCGGAGGGGTACCCAGCCCCTGGGCGCCGGGTGGCGTTCGGACTCGACGTGCGGATGTGACGAGGAGAAGCCGATGCCGCGCATCACGAAGATCTACACCCGATCGGGTGACGGCGGGACGACCCGGCTGGCCGGCGGCCAGCAGGTCTTGAAGGACGCCAAGCGGGTCGACGCGTACGGGACCGTGGACGAGCTGAACTCCGCCATAGGTATGGCGCTCGCCCTCGGCCTCGATCCGGCGGTCGCCGCCGAGGTGCACGCGATCCAGAACGATCTGTTCCACCTGGGTGCGGAACTGTCCGTCCGCGAGGAGGACAGGGCACGAGTGCCCGGACCCAGGATCGGGCCCCGCCACGTCGAGACCCTGGAGCGTCACCTCGATCGGATGACCGAGGAGCTGGGGCCTCTCGCGAATTTCGTGCTGCCCGGGGGCTCGCCCGGGGGCGCGCAACTCCACGTGGCCAGGACGATCTGCCGCCGCGCCGAGCGGCTCCTCGTGGCCCTCGCCCGCGAGGAGGCGATCGGACCTCACGTGCTCCCCTACCTCAATCGGCTCTCGGATGCGCTGTTCGCCATGGCCCGCCTCGAGAACCTCCGCAAGGGAGTCCCCGCGTCGCTATGGGACAGCAAGGCCTGACCCCCATCTCGGGCGCGCCGTGCGGCGGAACGCTCAGTCTTCGCGGGTTCGGAGGACGGGGACGGGGATCTCGGCGGGCCTCTCTACCCCCACGGTGAAGTTGAGACAGGAGATCAGGACTTCGCGCATCTGGGAGCGCTCGACGATGAAGTCGATCATCCCGTGCTCCAAGAGGAACTCGCTCCGCTGGAAGCCGACGGGCAGCTTCTGCCGGATCGTCTGCTCGATGACCCGCGGTCCGGCGAAGCCGATCAGCGCCTTCGGCTCCGCTATATTGAGATCGCCCAGCATCGCGTACGACGCGGTCACGCCGCCGGTGGTCGGGTCGGTGAGAATCGAGAAGAAGGGTATCCCCGCCTCGTCGAGCCGGGCGAGAGCAGCGGAGATCTTGGCCATCTGCATCAGCGACAGGGCGCCCTCCTGCATGCGGGCCCCGCCCGAGCAGGAGACGACGATGAGGGGAGCCCGCTCCGCGAGGCTGTGTTCCGCGCAGCGAGTGACCTTCTCCCCGACCACGCTCCCCATCGAACCGCCCATGAAGCCGTACTCCATCGCCGCGACCACCACCGGGCAGCCACCGATCCGCCCCGCGCAGGATATCAGCGCGTCCTTGAGCCCGGTCCGTGTCTGGTAGTCCACCAGCCGCTCGCGGTAGGGCTTGTTGTCCACGAAGCCCAGGGCATCCGTCGGGGCGATTTCGGTGTCGAATTCCTCGTAGATCCCGTCGTCGAACAGCTGCTCGAGCCGCTCCCTGGCGCTGATCCGGAAGTGATAGTTGCATTTCGGACAGACGTTCGCGTTCCGGGCGACCTCCTTCTTGTAGACGATCTCCTTGCAGTTCTCGCACTTGACCCAGAGGCCTTCCGGCATCTGCAGCCGGCGCTCCTCGGGCGGCGCCTGCTTCGGGATCTTTTCTTTCTTGAACCAAGCCATAGGGGGCGGCCGCGTCTCCCTCGAAGTTATGGGTGGCGGTACCACCCTACCAGGGGTTCTCTCGGACCGTCAAGCCGGTGCCCGGTTCTCCAGGCGACGTCCTGTAACGTCCCCCGGCCTAGCGCGGGGCGAAGACCCGATATCGGCCGGATTGCCCCACCTCCACGATTCGCTCCCACGCCTCCGGCGGCAGCAGTGGAAGATCCACTCGGTCAACGACCAGAAGCGGCCGGTCGGGCCGGGCAACCCGCTCGGCGACCTCCGCAGCGCCTCTCCACTCGGGAACAGCGTCCAGGTAGAAGCACAGGCTGGGCACCTGCTTCTCCACGGTGACCACGGTCCGGCCGGACCTGAGGATCGGGACGTCCGAGACCAGCCCGGCGGCGCTGCGCTCTCGCCCGAGAACCGGGAACGCGGTCATCGCGGACACCGCCGCGAACAGGAGGCCGGCGACGGCGACGGCCGCGTGCACCTCCCGCGGCCGGCCGCGCGCGAGACCCACGATCGCGCCCACGGCACCGGCGGCGAGGATCGCCGCCCCCGCCACGATGGCGGCCCGGAATTCCGGCCGGATCCCGGCGACCGCAACGCCGCAGAGGGCGAGCGCACCCGCGCCGACGCTCATGGCCGCGAGGTACGGCCCGACCTTCCGACCGCGCGGGTCGGCGACCTCCTGACCGATCTCCCAGGCCACCACGATGGCCGCCAGCGGGGCCAGGGGCAAGACGTAGCTCGGGAGCTTCCCGCGCCCGATCGAGAAGAACGCGAGGCCCACGACGACCCCGGCTGCCGCGTAGGCAGCGGTGCGGGCCGAGGGATCGCGTCTTCGTCCGAGAGCCCTCGCCGCGCCCAGCGCCAGCGTCGCGGCCCATGGGAAGAACCCCGCGGCGACCACCAGGGCGTAGTACCAGAACGGTGCCCCGTGGGGAGTCCCCTCCGAGAAGTAACGCTCCAGCGCCTCGCGACGGACGGTGTCCACCGCCGTTCCCACCCCGAGACGTCGCACGAACGCGAGGGCCCACGGCAGGACGACCACGCACCATGCCGCCGCGCCGAGGAGCCATGCGCGCGCTTTGGGGAGCACCTCGCCGCCGACCGCTGTTCGCCCCGCGAGCAGCACGAGGAGCGGCAGCACGACCCCGACGGGTCCCTTCGCCAGAAAAGCGAGACCGAGCACAGCCCCTACGACCGCCGGGCGGGCGGCCCGCCGCTCGTCCGCCATGTCGAGGTCGAGAGCGATCACCGCCCCGACGTGGAGGGAGAGCAGCGCATCGATGGTCCCGACCTTCCCGAGCGCGACGACCAGCGGGAAGGCGCCGAACGCGGTGGCCGTCCATGCGGCCCCCTCCTCGCCGTACCTTCGCCGCACGACCCATCCCGCCACCAGGAGCAGCGCCACCGTGGCGGAGATCGACGGGAGGCGCGCGGCGAACTCCTTCGGCCCCAAGAGGCGGAACAGCGCCGCCTGTATCCAGTGGAGCAGGGGGGGCTTGGTCAGCCGAGGCAGGCCTTCGAACGTGGGGACGACCGGATCGGCGTTTCGGAGCATCTCCACGGAGGTTCGGGCGAAGCGCGCCTCGTCGGGGTCGAGCAGCGGCACGCTCCCCGCACCCGCCAGGAGGGTCGCGGCCAGGACGATGACCGCTGCCGCGAATGCGAGCCCACCTCTCAACGAGAGTCTCCAGCGGGCCGGCCGGGCGACGCCCGGTGCCTGTCGCTATTATGGGCGCGATGGGCGGCGATCCGATCCAGTGGGTGTACGGACTGCAGCGATTCGGGATCAAGCTCGGGCTTGAGGGGATCCGCACGCTGCTCGACCGCCTCGGCCGGCCGGAGACCGCCTACCCGTCCGTGCTCGTGGGTGGGACGAACGGCAAGGGCTCCGTGGCCGCGATGATGGAAGCAATGCTCGCGGCCGCCGGGCGGAAGACCGGGCTCTACACGTCGCCTCACCTGCTCCGGCCCGGTGAGCGAGTGCGGATCGAGGGGAGGGATCTCTCGGACGTCGACCTCGGCCGCCACCTCGACACGGTCCGCGTCGCCATCGAAAGCGCGCTCGCCGACGGAGCGCTGGCTGACCACCCATCGTTCTTCGAGGTGATGACCGCCGCCGCGCTCGTTGGGTTCCGGGAGGCGGGGATCGACGTGGCCGTCCTCGAGGTGGGCCTCGGCGGCCGGCTCGACGCGACGAACGCGGTGGACGCGGCGATCTCGGTCATCGTGACCGTCGACCTCGACCACACCGACCGGCTCGGCGCGACGATCGGGGAGATCGCCCGGGAAAAATCCGGGATCGTGAAGCGCGGGCGCCCGCTGGTAACCGGGGTCCGCGGGGAAGAGGCGCTTACGGTCCTGCTGCGCGCCAGCCAGGAGGCCGGCTCGCCGATGATCGAGGCGGCGAGAGTCGCCGACGTCGCGTTCGAGCCGGGCGGGACCTTCGCGCTCGCGACCACCTCGGCGCGGTACGACCGCCTCTCCCTCCCGCTCCCGGGACGGCACCAGGTCGAGAACGCCCGCGTCGCGGTGGTGGCGATCGAGGAGCTGGGCCGCGCGCTCGGTGACCCCATCGCGCCCGAAGCGGTGCGTCGAGGCCTGCGGGAGGTGAGGTGGCCGGGCCGCCTCGAGTGGCTCGAGGGTGAACCTCCGATCCTCCTCGACGGGGCGCACAACCCCGCGGGCGCATCCGCTCTCGCGGACTACCTCCGGGAACGCGGCGGCGAGGCTCCGATCCTGCTGTTCGGGGCGATGGCGAACAAGGACGCGCGGGGGATCCTCGAGCCGCTGGCGCCCCTCGTGCGCTCGGCAGTCGTCACCCGCCCTCCGGTGGATCGTGCCGCCGACCCTGCCGACGTCGCGCGCGCGGCCGCAGGTCTCGGGGTCGCCATCGAGACCGTCGGCGATCCCGCGGCGGCGCTGGCCCGCGCCCGTGCGCTCGCCATGCCCGGCGGATTCGTGCTCGTGGCGGGTTCGCTCTACCTCGTGGGGGCGATCGTCGGCCTGACACGGCACCTGGACGCTCCCGGCCCGGTGGCGATGTGACGGCGCAATCCAAAGCGCCGTTACAATGGGCGGCATGAGCGAGTCCGCGGCGTTGACGTCCCTCCGCCTCGATCCAGAGCGCGCGCTGGCTGGGCTCGACTGGATCGACGTATTCGGCTCCGGCGGGCGCGTCGAGGTCGAGATCGGCATCGGCAAGGGTCGCTTCCTGCTCGGCGTCGCCGAGGCCCGGCCCGACGTGCACCATCTCGGCGTCGAGTGGGCCAACGAGTTCCTCAAGATCGCCGAAGCCCGGGCGACGAAACGAGGTCTACGGAACGTCCGCTTCGTCCGCGCGGATGCGCGGGAGCTCGTCACGCGGGGCATCCCGCCGTCCTCGGTGGACGTTTACTACGTGTTCTACCCGGATCCCTGGCCGAAGAAGCGACACCACAAGCGCCGGTTCTTCCGGCCGCCCACCGTGGACCACCTCGCGCGGACCCTGAAGCCCGGCGGCGGGCTGCACGTCGCGACGGACCACGACGAGTACTGGTCCGTCCTCGAGCCGCTCCTCGACGCTCACGCCGGATTCGAGAGGCTCGCCGCGTTCGGTGGCGACGAGTTCCCGATTCCGTCCGACGTCCCGCTGACGAATTTCGAGGTCAAGTACGAGGTCGAGGGAAGGAGCCGGCACCGCGGATCTTGGCGCCGCCGCGCGGGTTGAATTCGCTTCCTGAGGGATGTACACTTTGGCCTCCCCGTCCATCCTTCTCGTGGATCAAGCGCTTCAACGCCAGAGGGATAGCGCGGGCGAGGGCAGCGTCTCGTCATCGGACCCGGGGTTTAGGGGAGTAGCTCAATTGGCAGAGCACCGGTCTCCAAAACCGGGGGTTGCAGGTTCGATTCCTGTCTCCCCTGCCATCCAGGGTAAGGCGGCGGCGGTGAGGGGTTCCCGAAGGAGGGAGCCGGCGGGCGGCTGAGCGGCGACCCGCGAGAGGAGCCTGGCATCGCTCCGAAGATCTTCCTGACCGGCGATCCCGGCTGTGGCAAGACGACGGCGCTCCGCCGGGTCGTCGAGCGCCTGCGCGGCGACGTGCGGATGACCGGCTTCCTGACCGAGGAGGTTCGCGACGGGGCCCGCCGCACCGGCTTCCGCGGCGTGACCCTCGACGGTAAGGAATTCGTGCTCGCGCGCGCGGGCGGGCACGGCCCTTTCCGGCTAGGACCGTACGGGGTGAGCGTCGAGGATCTGGACGCGATCGGCGTGCCCGCGCTGTCTGCCGCGCCCGGGACCGGGCTCGTCGTCCTCGACGAGGTCGGCAAGATGGAATCGTTCTCCGCCCCCTTCCGGGACGCGGTCGAGGGCCTCCTGGCCGGCGATGTACCGCTCCTCGCGACCGTGGCGGCCCATGGGGTCGGCTTCCCCAAGAAGGTGCGGCACGATCCGCGGATCGTCCTGGTGAAGATGGGTCGCGAGAGCCGGGACGCGGTGGTCGGCGACATCCTCCGCAGGCTGGCCGAGGCGGGAATCGGGGCGGGAACCGGCGGGGAGCGCGCGTTCCCACGGCCCGGTCGCGCGGCAAGGGCGAGATGAGCCGGCCCGTCACGGCACCACTCTCGGCGTTGACGCTGGGGGCCGCGGTCCTGGACGCCAGCGGGTCGATTCTCGCCGCGAACGACGCGTTCGCACGATTGGCCGGTGCGGATGGACGGTCGCTTTCGGGGAGGCCGTTCTTCGAGGAGTTCGCAGCGGCGGAGGCCGTCCGGGAGCACGCGAAGAGCTTCCTCGAAGCGTCGGGCCCGCTCGAGGTCGACCTCCAGGTCCCCGCCTTCGGGGCGGCCCTCGGCGATTTCAGGATCCGCATGCGGGCTTTCGATGCCGGAAGCCGGCGGCGTGCCCTGGTCTTGGTGGAAGAAGGCTCGGAGATCATGCGCCTCCGGAGCGTCGAATCGTCCTACGACCGGGCGCTGAAACTGGTGTCCCACGCCCGGCACGAGATCAACAACTCGCTCATGGGGATCCTCGGCCACCTCGAGATCCTGCTGTCGCAGGCCGGCGTCCCCGACTCGATCCGCAAGCGGGCCGAGATCCTGCTGGAGGAGTCGGAAAGGATACGGGACTGCGTCGCCGAGCTGGACTCGGTCCGCAAACGCTGAAAGAAGAGGTTGCACTACCTTCCCGACCGACGTAGAACAACGCCCCTTTGAGGGGCACGAACGCGAGGAGGCCCGCGGCATGACGTGCATTGCCGAGATCCATGAGCGCAGCCCGCTCCGAGTGCTCGATCGCTCGATCCACGGGGGCCTGGCCCGAGGCGAGCTTGGGGTCGTCTGCGCCGGCGCCGGCGCGGGCAAGACGGCGTTCCTCGTGGGCGTGGCGCTCGACGTCCTGCTCCGTGGCTGCCGCGTCCTCCACATCGCGTTGGATCAGCCGGTGGACCGGGTCCGGAACTACTACGACGAGATCCTGGCCGAGCTGTCCCGCGCCGAGGAGCTGGAGAAGCCCGCCGATGCGCGGCTCGTCGTCGAGCGGAACCGGAGAATCCACGCCTACCAGAGGACGGCGTTCAGCATCGAGGGGCTGGCGCGCTCGCTCTCGTTCCTCCGGTCCCACACGGACGTGCATCCGGATCTCATCGTCGTGGACGGTTACGACTGGAGCCACGGGTGCGAGGCCGAGATCGCGTCGCTCAGAGGCCTCTCCCTTGCCGAGGACTCTGTGCTCTGGATGTCGGCGACCCTCGATCGGGAAGGGCCCGTCCCTCACGAGAGCGGATTCCCCCGGCCCGTGGGCCGGTACGAAGCGCTGATCGACGTCCTGCTGCGGTTGAAGGGAGCGGACGGAACCGTGCACCTGAGCGTCCTCAAGGGGCACGGCGGCGCGGCGCCCGACCGGCCCGGGCTCGACCTCGATCCGACCACGCTGCTGCTGGTCAGGCGGTGAGGGACCGGTCCCGCCGCCGGTTATGCACCTTGGGGGAGGCTTCATGAGCGCAGCCAGGATCACGACCGCGGCGCTTCTCGAGCGGCACCGTCCGCTGTGGCACGTCGTGTGCCGCAACCCGTTCATCCTCGGCGTCAGGGACGGTAGCCTTCCGGTCGAGACCTTCGACCGCTGGCTCGTCCAGGATCGCCACTTCGTGGACGGCATCTTCGGCGCGACGAGCAGGACCCTCGCCGTTGCGCCGGCCCGAGATCGGGAGATCCTGCTCCAGGCCCTCCGGCAGCTCCACGAGAACCTCGCCTGGTTCGACCGGTCGCTGGCGCAGCGTCGGCTCGACCTCCGCGTTCCCGTCCACCCGGTGTGCCGGGCGTACGTGGACTACATCGTCGCGCTCGGGTTCGAGGGGTACGTCGTATCGCTCGTCGCGCTCTGGACGCAATACCGTGCGTACCAGGACGCGTGGGCCTGGGCCCGTCCGGGTGCCCCGGAATTCCAGAAGATGATCCTCAATTGGTACTCCCCCGACTACCGGCGATTCGTCAAGAGCATCGCCCGGGCGGCGGATGCCTCACTCGCCGGCGCCTCGCCCCACGAGGTCCGGCGCGCCGAAGAGGTGGCCGTCCAGGTCGCGCAGTACGAGCTGGCGTTCTGGGTGATGACGATGGAGGAGAAGTCCGTGGCCTGAGCCTCGCCGGCCACGGAACCGGAATCCTCAGCCGCCCGGCGTACCGCTCCCGCG
The sequence above is a segment of the Terriglobia bacterium genome. Coding sequences within it:
- a CDS encoding TonB-dependent receptor produces the protein MTMPRLVPSPLLFALLLLPGPAGAADPPSYSEQVVVTATLAPEEESEVGSATTVITRERIEETGASTVLDALRLVPGLDVVRAGADGAVTSVFLRGSSSTQVLVLVDGVRVNSPYFAGYDFSSVTTTNVQRIEVVRGPYSALYGSDALGGVIQIFTRPSGGKPGAGATLEAGNAGYRSGTAFGTIGGRDVAVAVSAGDRRVDGDRPNAAWRVRSGSIRLDIRPTDDLSAAMEVEVRDADGGVPGSVEHVSPLATGGIREERIALPLIWKHGSGQETSLLVARARSQPTFRDPDQGFSDASDAETYEARATETWRSATRTLVTFASWDASRVLSNTALDRNRSWIWAAGAQESVRLGRQWSATAGLRYDRHSTFGGELSPRATLSRLSVDSRWKVRASAGRAFRAPSIGELYYPYSGNRDLRPERATSIEIGVERYAASGGRAEASAFWSDYRDLILYDFLASKNENVGRARARGVEMAARMPVSPRLALDAGYTLVEAEDRTTGLDLPRRPRHTAYLAATSHPAKGLVCTLRAAFVGRRADVDALTFLPVENPPYLRLDLFARKDLARYSPFVRVENLADRRYDEAEGYPAPGRRVAFGLDVRM
- a CDS encoding cob(I)yrinic acid a,c-diamide adenosyltransferase encodes the protein MPRITKIYTRSGDGGTTRLAGGQQVLKDAKRVDAYGTVDELNSAIGMALALGLDPAVAAEVHAIQNDLFHLGAELSVREEDRARVPGPRIGPRHVETLERHLDRMTEELGPLANFVLPGGSPGGAQLHVARTICRRAERLLVALAREEAIGPHVLPYLNRLSDALFAMARLENLRKGVPASLWDSKA
- the accD gene encoding acetyl-CoA carboxylase, carboxyltransferase subunit beta; the protein is MAWFKKEKIPKQAPPEERRLQMPEGLWVKCENCKEIVYKKEVARNANVCPKCNYHFRISARERLEQLFDDGIYEEFDTEIAPTDALGFVDNKPYRERLVDYQTRTGLKDALISCAGRIGGCPVVVAAMEYGFMGGSMGSVVGEKVTRCAEHSLAERAPLIVVSCSGGARMQEGALSLMQMAKISAALARLDEAGIPFFSILTDPTTGGVTASYAMLGDLNIAEPKALIGFAGPRVIEQTIRQKLPVGFQRSEFLLEHGMIDFIVERSQMREVLISCLNFTVGVERPAEIPVPVLRTRED
- a CDS encoding glycosyltransferase family 39 protein, whose product is MRGGLAFAAAVIVLAATLLAGAGSVPLLDPDEARFARTSVEMLRNADPVVPTFEGLPRLTKPPLLHWIQAALFRLLGPKEFAARLPSISATVALLLVAGWVVRRRYGEEGAAWTATAFGAFPLVVALGKVGTIDALLSLHVGAVIALDLDMADERRAARPAVVGAVLGLAFLAKGPVGVVLPLLVLLAGRTAVGGEVLPKARAWLLGAAAWCVVVLPWALAFVRRLGVGTAVDTVRREALERYFSEGTPHGAPFWYYALVVAAGFFPWAATLALGAARALGRRRDPSARTAAYAAAGVVVGLAFFSIGRGKLPSYVLPLAPLAAIVVAWEIGQEVADPRGRKVGPYLAAMSVGAGALALCGVAVAGIRPEFRAAIVAGAAILAAGAVGAIVGLARGRPREVHAAVAVAGLLFAAVSAMTAFPVLGRERSAAGLVSDVPILRSGRTVVTVEKQVPSLCFYLDAVPEWRGAAEVAERVARPDRPLLVVDRVDLPLLPPEAWERIVEVGQSGRYRVFAPR
- a CDS encoding bifunctional folylpolyglutamate synthase/dihydrofolate synthase encodes the protein MPVAIMGAMGGDPIQWVYGLQRFGIKLGLEGIRTLLDRLGRPETAYPSVLVGGTNGKGSVAAMMEAMLAAAGRKTGLYTSPHLLRPGERVRIEGRDLSDVDLGRHLDTVRVAIESALADGALADHPSFFEVMTAAALVGFREAGIDVAVLEVGLGGRLDATNAVDAAISVIVTVDLDHTDRLGATIGEIAREKSGIVKRGRPLVTGVRGEEALTVLLRASQEAGSPMIEAARVADVAFEPGGTFALATTSARYDRLSLPLPGRHQVENARVAVVAIEELGRALGDPIAPEAVRRGLREVRWPGRLEWLEGEPPILLDGAHNPAGASALADYLRERGGEAPILLFGAMANKDARGILEPLAPLVRSAVVTRPPVDRAADPADVARAAAGLGVAIETVGDPAAALARARALAMPGGFVLVAGSLYLVGAIVGLTRHLDAPGPVAM
- the trmB gene encoding tRNA (guanosine(46)-N7)-methyltransferase TrmB codes for the protein MSESAALTSLRLDPERALAGLDWIDVFGSGGRVEVEIGIGKGRFLLGVAEARPDVHHLGVEWANEFLKIAEARATKRGLRNVRFVRADARELVTRGIPPSSVDVYYVFYPDPWPKKRHHKRRFFRPPTVDHLARTLKPGGGLHVATDHDEYWSVLEPLLDAHAGFERLAAFGGDEFPIPSDVPLTNFEVKYEVEGRSRHRGSWRRRAG
- a CDS encoding nucleoside-triphosphatase, with protein sequence MSGDPREEPGIAPKIFLTGDPGCGKTTALRRVVERLRGDVRMTGFLTEEVRDGARRTGFRGVTLDGKEFVLARAGGHGPFRLGPYGVSVEDLDAIGVPALSAAPGTGLVVLDEVGKMESFSAPFRDAVEGLLAGDVPLLATVAAHGVGFPKKVRHDPRIVLVKMGRESRDAVVGDILRRLAEAGIGAGTGGERAFPRPGRAARAR
- a CDS encoding PAS domain-containing protein, producing the protein MSRPVTAPLSALTLGAAVLDASGSILAANDAFARLAGADGRSLSGRPFFEEFAAAEAVREHAKSFLEASGPLEVDLQVPAFGAALGDFRIRMRAFDAGSRRRALVLVEEGSEIMRLRSVESSYDRALKLVSHARHEINNSLMGILGHLEILLSQAGVPDSIRKRAEILLEESERIRDCVAELDSVRKR
- a CDS encoding AAA family ATPase — protein: MTCIAEIHERSPLRVLDRSIHGGLARGELGVVCAGAGAGKTAFLVGVALDVLLRGCRVLHIALDQPVDRVRNYYDEILAELSRAEELEKPADARLVVERNRRIHAYQRTAFSIEGLARSLSFLRSHTDVHPDLIVVDGYDWSHGCEAEIASLRGLSLAEDSVLWMSATLDREGPVPHESGFPRPVGRYEALIDVLLRLKGADGTVHLSVLKGHGGAAPDRPGLDLDPTTLLLVRR
- a CDS encoding TenA family transcriptional regulator encodes the protein MSAARITTAALLERHRPLWHVVCRNPFILGVRDGSLPVETFDRWLVQDRHFVDGIFGATSRTLAVAPARDREILLQALRQLHENLAWFDRSLAQRRLDLRVPVHPVCRAYVDYIVALGFEGYVVSLVALWTQYRAYQDAWAWARPGAPEFQKMILNWYSPDYRRFVKSIARAADASLAGASPHEVRRAEEVAVQVAQYELAFWVMTMEEKSVA